Proteins found in one Miscanthus floridulus cultivar M001 chromosome 4, ASM1932011v1, whole genome shotgun sequence genomic segment:
- the LOC136549512 gene encoding protein NETWORKED 2D-like, translated as MLQRAASNAYSWWWASHIRTTQSKWLDANLQDMENRVKIMLKLLGQEADSFGKRAEMYYHTRPEVISHVEQLYRAYRALVERYDHISKELHKANHTIATACPEEVQYAMLEEEDHDFPKAITPINSHKVHKSTVQEILNAKRQGPSGWNKLPSDPHISTEEAREEIGRLQKAILVLQTEKEYVKSSYESGIARYWEIEKLIADTQKEICVIQDKFDAHAAIGDDEARVLMTITALRSCQGTISKLVRHFEELIRLAAVELEKTRSLRAQLYAMDGNTDTSSREASSTGTSVNARSYLVTQTILELQPIYEKLDKLFASGSESSAEEIAENVDELVDKVINLELKFPKQTAQINQLIQENENLKNKLDELQDEMALRDDQSDLNEQIKQLEDEFSTVRVLERSIIEEEASVSIGFSEVFSCIINISKALGSVGPEDLHNLSTAVGDGATVLKDVVLEQSTEESKGAEFRDIDAPTLSHSLGQDREDVSEVVNDNGNDDIHGSRNANEEKIPGSCLMQQVRNKSSIHSENHINPFVSSENENRVHDSGEGNVDSSPGEVFQSSSENENGSRNFPKGEIVRGEYPLGIVRQTHLLHSGSMDTLDKKYGSNKASQSLMEVAEGNIGDRSSFTSSSVIQEEGLGDSKSQNTSGQISPIASSELYSLKEKDSLEESSLTEATCFSGADKSLHLGHANEAQSVEELPDQGGQLNGPQNIESLNECSQVGLLKEDDCISSGHVDNIQDMKNRYSSEVRDETSLCVPAGDSEQVLTNLEKSSHGKELASEATTSNNHGGRSQGEKSGLMGEEFVPSWQEFLLDGLEGREAILLADYTSVLRNYKETKRRLTELEKKNQEHLEETKAVIRELRNANSNKYVEIRSLRDLLDSSKMPPSKVGSNSNGFLSVRSFREVDRSNGTLGRDISTVEESSSSNIDAPNNTSLFEVRFRNDIDALVEENLQFLVRYSMACHHMEEFDRRYQETQNEMENMDDNKTGEPDTRAEPEPAEKKLRELRTELDVWFEQNALLDQEVQLKSASLCRLQEEIAEALRGSLEMDRAKLFTPYEAAKFQGEVLNMQQSNKKIENELQAASERMRGLQAKVNHALEKLRESFEFSSQHLSQPETESSYGKQFKHFPSRTRVPLRNFLFGTKRKKKSIFACINPTLQKQFSDL; from the exons ATGCTGCAGCGGGCGGCGAGCAACGCCTACTCGTGGTGGTGGGCGAGTCACATCAGGACCACCCAGTCCAAATGGCTCGACGCAAACCTGCAGG ATATGGAGAATCGAGTCAAGATCATGCTTAAACTCCTCGGACAGGAAGCCGATTCCTTTGGCAAGAGGGCCGAGATGTATTACCACACCAGACCAGAGGTGATAAGCCATGTGGAGCAACTCTACAGAGCTTACAGAGCTCTCGTCGAACGCTATGACCACATATCCAAGGAGCTCCATAAGGCCAACCACACCATTGCAACTGCTTGTCCAGAAGAGGTACAGTATGCAATGTTAGAAGAGGAGGATCATGATTTCCCCAAGGCAATCACACCAATTAACTCGCACAAGGTACACAAGTCCACGGTCCAAGAGATTCTCAACGCAAAGAGACAAGGTCCGTCAGGGTGGAACAAGCTACCCTCCGATCCACACATAAGCACCGAGGAGGCACGAGAAGAGATCGGCAGGCTTCAGAAAGCTATACTTGTTCTGCAAACCGAGAAAGAGTATGTTAAGAGTTCTTACGAGAGTGGTATTGCTCGGTACTGGGAGATCGAGAAGCTGATTGCAGATACACAAAAGGAAATCTGTGTTATTCAGGacaaatttgatgcacatgcagCCATCGGTGATGATGAAGCCCGTGTCTTGATGACAATAACAGCTCTTAGATCTTGTCAGGGAACCATTTCTAAGCTTGTACGTCATTTTGAGGAGTTGATCAGGCTTGCAGCCGTGGAGTTGGAAAAAACAAGGTCTCTCCGAGCACAGCTGTATGCTATGGATGGCAACACCGACACATCCTCAAGAGAGGCAAGCAGCACAGGCACGTCGGTGAACGCAAGGTCTTACTTGGTTACCCAGACAATACTTGAGTTGCAGCCCATATATGAGAAACTTGACAAGCTTTTTGCCAGTGGTTCTGAATCCTCTGCGGAGGAGATTGCAGAGAATGTTGATGAACTTGTTGATAAAGTCATCAACTTGGAGCTCAAGTTCCCAAAACAGACAGCACAAATCAATCAACTCATACAAGAGAATGAGAACCTAAAGAATAAACTGGATGAGTTACAAGACGAGATGGCACTTCGTGATGACCAAAGTGACTTAAATGAACAGATCAAGCAATTAGAGGATGAGTTTAGCACAGTCCGAGTTCTTGAAAGATCAATAATTGAGGAAGAAGCCTCTGTTAGCATAGGCTTTTCTGAAGTTTTTAGCTGCATAATTAATATCTCAAAGGCACTTGGATCTGTTGGTCCTGAAGACCTGCATAATTTGTCAACTGCGGTAGGGGATGGTGCAACGGTTTTAAAAGATGTGGTCCTGGAGCAGTCTACAGAAGAGAGCAAGGGTGCGGAGTTCAGAGACATAGATGCACCAACTCTAAGTCATAGTTTGGGCCAAGATAGAGAAGATGTCTCAGAAGTGGTTAATGATAATGGTAACGATGACATCCATGGCTCGAGGAATGCTAATGAGGAAAAAATCCCTGGGAGTTGCTTAATGCAGCAAGTTAGAAACAAATCGTCTATACATTCTGAGAACCATATCAATCCGTTTGTCAGTTCAGAAAATGAAAACAGAGTTCATGATTCAGGTGAGGGCAATGTTGATAGCTCACCAGGAGAAGTATTCCAGAGTTCATCAGAAAATGAGAATGGAAGTAGAAACTTCCCTAAAGGCGAAATTGTGAGGGGTGAATATCCATTGGGCATTGTCAGACAGACTCATCTCCTCCACTCAGGTAGTATGGATACTTTAGACAAGAAATATGGCTCTAATAAAGCTTCTCAGTCATTAATGGAGGTTGCTGAGGGAAATATTGGTGATAGAAGTTCTTTTACCAGCAGTAGTGTAATCCAGGAGGAAGGACTTGGAGATAGTAAATCACAAAACACCAGTGGGCAGATTAGTCCAATTGCTTCCTCAGAGTTGTACAGTTTAAAGGAAAAAGATTCCCTAGAAGAATCCTCATTGACAGAAGCTACGTGTTTCAGTGGTGCCGATAAGAGCCTGCACTTGGGGCATGCAAATGAAGCACAATCTGTTGAAGAATTGCCAGACCAAGGTGGTCAACTAAATGGGCCACAAAATATTGAAAGTTTGAACGAATGCAGCCAAGTTGGATTGCTTAAAGAGGATGACTGCATTTCATCAGGTCATGTTGATAATATCCAAGATATGAAGAACAGGTATTCCTCAGAAGTGAGGGATGAAACTTCTCTCTGTGTGCCAGCTGGAGATTCTGAGCAAGTTCTGACAAACTTAGAGAAGAGTTCACATGGCAAAGAGCTTGCAAGCGAAGCAACTACCTCGAACAACCATGGAGGAAGGAGTCAGGGTGAAAAGTCTGGTTTGATGGGAGAGGAATTTGTACCTAGCTGGCAAGAATTTCTTCTTGATGGGCTTGAAGGTAGAGAAGCGATCCTACTAGCTGACTATACTTCAGTTCTGCGGAACTACAAAGAAACAAAGAGAAGGCTTACCGAACTGGAAAAGAAAAACCAGGAGCATCTTGAAGAGACAAAAGCAGTTATACGGGAGTTAAGGAATGCAAATTCCAACAAGTATGTTGAGATTCGGTCACTAAGAGATCTCCTGGATTCCTCGAAGATGCCTCCCAGTAAAGTGGGTAGTAACTCAAACGGTTTCTTAAGTGTGAGATCTTTTAGAGAAGTTGACAGGTCAAATGGCACTTTGGGTAGAGATATTTCAACTGTGGAGGAAAGCAGTTCTAGCAACATCGATGCACCTAACAACACGTCACTTTTTGAAGTGAGGTTCAGAAATGACATTGACGCTTTGGTGGAGGAAAATTTGCAGTTCCTGGTAAGGTATAGCATGGCTTGCCATCACATGGAGGAGTTTGACAGAAGATACCAGGAGACACAGAATGAAATGGAGAACATGGACGATAATAAGACTGGAGAACCTGATACTCGAGCAGAGCCCGAACCAGCTGAAAAGAAGTTGAGAGAGCTCCGAACTGAACTGGATGTATGGTTTGAGCAGAACGCGCTTCTCGATCAAGAAGTGCAGCTTAAGTCTGCATCTCTTTGCAGACTGCAAGAGGAGATAGCCGAAGCCCTGCGTGGTAGCTTGGAGATGGACAGAGCCAAGTTGTTTACACCATATGAAGCTGCCAAGTTTCAAGGGGAGGTCCTAAACATGCAGCAATCTAACAAGAAGATTGAGAACGAGCTGCAGGCAGCATCAGAACGAATGAGGGGGCTTCAAGCCAAGGTTAACCACGCCCTAGAGAAGCTACGTGAGAGTTTTGAGTTTTCATCCCAACACCTGTCGCAGCCAGAGACTGAAAGTAGCTATGGGAAACAGTTCAAGCATTTTCCAAGTAGGACAAGGGTACCGTTGCGGAACTTCCTGTTTGGAACAAAGCGAAAGAAGAAATCAATATTTGCATGCATCAATCCCACACTCCAGAAACAGTTCAGCGATTTGTGA
- the LOC136549513 gene encoding protein IN2-1 homolog B-like, with amino-acid sequence MATSAAPDDSTVRETKAEEVLPPTLGSGSQPPNLFDDTTRLYISYICPYVQRVWIARNFKGLQDNIQLVAIDLQDKPAWFLEKVYPPGKAPVLEHNGNIIAESLDLLSYLDANFEGPKLFPRDQDPAKQAFADELIASSDSVIIALFRAGRAQAQGQGDDDISELLAPALDKVESSLGRFSDGPFLLGKSMSAVDMVYAPFVERFKDFFAAVKHYDMTQARPKLKEWIEELNKIDAYAATWGDRRLQLAALMNKFGIQSPVA; translated from the exons ATGGCGACGTCGGCGGCACCCGATGACTCCACCGTCAG AGAGACGAAAGCGGAGGAGGTGCTGCCCCCAACCCTGGGTTCCGGTTCTCAACCACCAAACCTCTTCGATGACACAACAAGGCTCTACATCTCCTACATATGCCCATACGTGCAGAGAGTTTGGATAGCTAGGAACTTCAAA GGGTTACAAGACAATATTCAGCTGGTTGCCATTGATTTGCAAGACAAGCCTGCTTG gttCCTCGAGAAAGTTTACCCACCGGGCAAG GCCCCCGTCCTGGAGCACAATGGCAACATCATAGCAGAGTCCTTGGATCTACTCAGCTACCTGGACGCCAACTTTGAGGGCCCCAAGCTGTTTCCTCGTGATCAGGACCCTGCAAAGCAAGCTTTTGCTGATGAGTTGATTGCCAGCAGCGATTCGGTCATCATAGCCTTGTTCAGGGCAGGCCGTGCCCAAGCccaaggacaaggagatgatgataTCAGTGAGCTGCTTGCTCCTGCTCTTGACAAGGTGGAGTCGTCCCTGGGACGTTTCTCTGATGGGCCATTCCTCCTGGGGAAGTCCATGAGCGCA GTCGACATGGTTTATGCGCCCTTTGTGGAACGCTTCAAGGATTTCTTCGCTGCAGTGAAGCACTACGACATGACACAAGCAAGGCCTAAACTCAAGGAGTGGATAGAG GAGCTGAACAAGATAGATGCCTACGCAGCGACCTGGGGGGATCGCCGTCTGCAGCTTGCTGCCTTGATGAACAAGTTCGGG ATACAAAGCCCGGTAGCCTGA